TCAAACGTCGCATCATCGGTCCCGTCTCTGCTTGTGTCCTGGATTCATCGTCAAACCAGGACCCCGTGAAAAAGGGGACAGGATACTTTTTCCTTCTTGACGTATGTCAACCATATCGGATTCCCGCTTTCGCGGGAATGACGATCTAAGGCACAAACAAGCTTCTAATAGCCCATTAAGGCAATGAGGACCACGAGGATTAGTAGAATAGGGAAAAAGTAGGGCCACCCTTTTTGGTAGAGTTTTCTGAGCGCAATCATGGTGCTCTTTCCGGTTATTCCTGGGGTTTCATGGCTTCGATGAGGATTTGAGCCACCTCATACCGGGTGAATTCCACCGGGGGGATGATGCCGCTTCGGAGCATCTCCCGAACCTTGGTTCCCGATAATGAAACATGCTCATTTTTATCGTGGGGGCAGGTTTTGATGGAGGCCATGCCTTCGCAATGTTTGCAATAGAAGGTATGGTCGAAGAAAAGTGGGGTAATATCCAGTTCGCCTGGCTTAAATCGATCAAAAATATAATGGGCATCAAAGGTGCCGTAAAAGCTTCCCACACCGGCATGATCCCGGCCCACAATAAAGTGGGTGCAGCCGTAGTTTTTTCGGACCAGTGCATGAAAGATGGCTTCTCTTGGACCCGCATAACGCATAGCAGCTGGGAAAACGGATAAAATGCTCCGGTCTTTCGGATAGTAGTTTTCGAGCAGGACTTCATAGCATTTCATTCTTGTGTCTGCTGGAATGTCATCTCCCTTAGTGGCTCCAACAAGGGGGTGGACCAAAAGACCATCCACCACTTCCAAGGCACATTTTTGAATATATTCATGGGCTCGGTGTATGGGGTTTCGTGTCTGAAAACCCACTACACGGCGCCAGCCTTTTTCTTTAAAAATTCTCCGTGTCTGTGCGGGTTCTAAACGGAATTCCTGAAAATCGCTGTGCGAGGGTCTTTGAAGGAGTTGAATCGGTCCCCCCAGGAGGATTTCACCCATTTGATGAAGATAGGCTACCCCCGGATGATCGGTGCTGGTGGTTGCGTAAACCGCTTGGGCCTCTTTGGATCTTGCGTGAGGGAATTTTTCCTTCAGTTCCATAATTGCGATCGGTTTCCCGCCTTCATCGGTGAGGGCGATCTCTTCTCCCTCTTTGAGTAAGCCCGCCTGCTCCTTGTTAACGGAAAGGGTAATGGGAAGGGACCAGGGCAGGCCGTTGGACAGGTGCATGTCTTCAACCACTTCGGTGTAATCTTCTTCGGACATAAAACCCGTGAGAGGACTAAACCCGCCGATGGCAATCAGCTCAAGGTCGGACATTTCCCTGGTGTTCACGGGAATTTTCTTTAAACCGTTGGCTTTTGCCTCGGCCTCCTGACGTTCTTGTCCTTCGAGGAGTCGATTAATTAAGGTTCCACCATGGGGTTGAATCGGCAAGACACTCATTTCTTTTTCTCCA
This DNA window, taken from Nitrospiria bacterium, encodes the following:
- the sat gene encoding sulfate adenylyltransferase — protein: MSVLPIQPHGGTLINRLLEGQERQEAEAKANGLKKIPVNTREMSDLELIAIGGFSPLTGFMSEEDYTEVVEDMHLSNGLPWSLPITLSVNKEQAGLLKEGEEIALTDEGGKPIAIMELKEKFPHARSKEAQAVYATTSTDHPGVAYLHQMGEILLGGPIQLLQRPSHSDFQEFRLEPAQTRRIFKEKGWRRVVGFQTRNPIHRAHEYIQKCALEVVDGLLVHPLVGATKGDDIPADTRMKCYEVLLENYYPKDRSILSVFPAAMRYAGPREAIFHALVRKNYGCTHFIVGRDHAGVGSFYGTFDAHYIFDRFKPGELDITPLFFDHTFYCKHCEGMASIKTCPHDKNEHVSLSGTKVREMLRSGIIPPVEFTRYEVAQILIEAMKPQE